A single genomic interval of Juglans regia cultivar Chandler chromosome 1, Walnut 2.0, whole genome shotgun sequence harbors:
- the LOC108996026 gene encoding F-box/kelch-repeat protein OR23 — MSTPPSSSSSSSASVLILDYTLTLIPGLPNDVAALILSFIPYSYHSRLKLTCKSWRLFLTPSLNSLLLSLRRLNRLSHLLCIFPQDPSISPPFLFDPHNLAWSQLPTAPPDPHSYGLCNFSALSIGPHLYVLGGSLFDTRSFPIDRPSASSSVSRFDFTTGSWEPLAPMLHPRGSFGCAAVPDYDAILVAGGGSRHCVFGAAGSRMTSVERYDIRRNKWVELDRLPGLRAGCAGFFVGERMEFWVMGGYGEGRTIGGVLPVDEYCRDAAVMDLKSAGDGGVAGKWMEVGDMWEEGERVRVGKIVVVEDGERPGRPAVFMLEGNDIFRYDMASNQWRGETHVPNTAPHNSAFGFVVLDGELHVMTLLNAVNSTETRRKRHHKRAGKLYIRIYHPKKKTWRFLTTKSPFPYPLDFNTAVMCSVHL; from the exons CCTTCATCCCCTACTCCTACCACTCTCGCCTCAAGCTCACCTGCAAGTCCTGGCGCCTCTTCCTCACCCCCTCCCTCAACTCTCTCTTACTCTCCCTCCGCCGTCTTAACCGTCTCTCCCATCTTCTCTGCATCTTCCCTCAGGACCCTTCTATCTCCCCCCCTTTCCTCTTCGACCCTCACAACCTAGCCTGGTCCCAACTTCCCACCGCTCCCCCCGATCCCCACTCCTATGGCCTCTGCAACTTCTCCGCCCTCTCCATCGGCCCCCACCTCTACGTCCTCGGCGGGTCCCTCTTCGATACCCGCTCTTTCCCCATCGATCGTCCTTCTGCTTCCTCATCCGTCTCCCGCTTCGATTTCACCACCGGCTCCTGGGAGCCCCTGGCGCCGATGCTCCACCCGCGGGGGAGCTTCGGCTGTGCGGCGGTACCCGATTACGACGCGATTCTTGTGGCGGGAGGTGGGTCCCGGCACTGTGTATTCGGTGCGGCTGGGAGTAGGATGACGTCGGTGGAGCGCTACGATATCCGCAGGAATAAGTGGGTCGAGTTGGACCGGCTGCCAGGTTTGCGAGCCGGGTGCGCGGGGTTTTTTGTGGGGGAAAGAATGGAGTTTTGGGTGATGGGAGGCTATGGGGAGGGGAGGACGATTGGTGGGGTGTTGCCGGTGGATGAGTATTGTAGGGACGCAGCGGTGATGGATTTGAAGAGTGCTGGTGATGGTGGTGTAGCCGGAAAGTGGATGGAGGTTGGGGATATGTGGGAGGAAGGAGAGAGGGTTAGGGTAGGGAAGATTGTGGTGGTGGAGGATGGGGAGAGGCCAGGTCGACCCGCCGTGTTTATGCTCGAAGGGAACGACATTTTcag GTATGACATGGCTTCAAACCAGTGGCGTGGGGAGACGCATGTACCAAATACAGCACCTCATAACTCAGCatttggttttgttgttttggaCGGGGAGTTGCATGTAATGACCCTTTTGAATGCAGTCAATTCTACAGAAACCCGAAGGAAGCGACACCATAAGAGGGCTGGAAAACTGTACATCCGAATTTATCATCCCAAGAAGAAGACGTGGAGATTTCTAACTACCAAATCGCCTTTCCCATACCCTTTAGATTTTAATACAGCAGTTATGTGCAGCGTTCATTTGTGA